CTTGGCTGTCAGGTTTGTCCGCGACGGGAAGGCCGTATTCGCGGGCCAAACGACGGGTCTCGGCCTTGTCCCCAAGTTCGCCGAGAGGGAACCACGTCTTCGCGAGCTGCTCTTGTGACAGCATGTAGAGGACGTAGCTCTGATCCTTGTGCCCGCCTTTTGAGCGGAGGAGGTTCCATCGGTCGCCACGCTTCCGGATCCGGGCGTAGTGCCCGGTCGCGAGGGCGTCACAACCCAGTTCGTCCGACATCTGGAGCAGGGCCTCGAACTTGACCTTCTTGTTGCAGGTGACGCACGGGTTCGGCGTCCGGCCCTTACCGTACTCCTCGACGAACTCGTCGATGACCGTCTGCTTGAAGGCGTCCTTGAAGTTCACGACGTAGTGAGGCACGTCGAGCATCCGGGCGCAACGTCTGGCGTCCTCGACCGCCCCGAGCGAGCAACACCCTGAATGGCGCGGGTCGCGCTGGCTCTCCTGCCAGATCTGCATCGTCACGCCGACCACGTCGTGGCCACGGGCTTTGAGCAGGGCGGCCACGACCGCACTGTCGACGCCCCCTGACATCGCGACGCAAACGGTCTTTCGGGTCGTCATCGTCCGAGAAGGAGGCTGTTGTACGGCTCGGCCCCCAGCAGCGCTTCGAGCTTCGACCCCGGTACGACCTTTGCAGGCACACCTTTGGCGAAGACGGCGAACGTCGGGGTCTCGCGGATGTTGTAGCTGAGAGCGAGGTTGAAGTCCTCGACGACCCTTTGGGCTTCCGGCGAGCCTTCCTTCAACGCGTTCTCGATGTCGGCGGTGGTGAGCCCGACCTCTTCGGCGACCTGCTTGACGCCTTCGACGGTCTTGATCCGCTCTTCGTTCTCGACCCGGAAGACGTACTCGTAGAACTCCCAGAACTTGTCTTTTTCGGCGGCGAGTTCGGAGAGGGTGGCGATGTGCATGCTCGTCGCGTGTCCCTTAAGGTCGACGAGCGGCAGGTTCCGATAGGCGAACCGGAGGTTGTCGCCCGACTCCTTCAGGACTCCTGCTACGAGCTTGTACTGCTGGCGGCACGCGGCACAGTTGAAGTCGGCGAACTCGATGATCGTGACGGGCGCGGCTTCGTTCCCTTTGACTTTTGCCGGGACGGGCAACATTTGGGTCAAGCCGACCGAACTGTCCAAGTCGCGGACGCCCGCAGCGGACATCGAGGAGTTCACGCCCCAGACGCCTCCGATGGCTGCGACCAGTCCAGCCCCATAAAGCATGGATTCCAGGGTGCCCCAACGCGGCTTGGCGTCTGGAAGCGTGTGCAGCCAGTACGTCACGATCAGGGACACGGTCATGGTCACAGCGGACGCGACGCACCAAACACAGGTCGCCTCGACTTCGACGAACGACGCGTACATGAAATAGCAACTGACGAGAAAACCGATCCCGGTTCCGGCGAGGCTGAGTTTGGTCAAAGAGCGCCAGGTCTTGCCCCCGGTCGCCGCGCGTCCGACGGACAAGAGGGTCAAAACGAGGTATCCGCCGAGCCCGATGAACGCGACGGGGACGGGCCCCCAATGAGACTGCGCGCTTTGGGCGACGTCGGCGCACCCCCGGGTACCGCCACACGGGACCTCCTTCGAGAACAGCTCTGCGATACTGAGCACTCCGGCGATGAAGATCCCTACGATCCCCAAGATGCCGGTCAACAAATTGACCTTACGGGCCGGCTCCGAAACGTCGGTCGGCATCGTCTCCGCGGTGGCGCTCACGTCCGGATTATAGAATGTGCGGCTCACTGTCCGGATTGAACCGACCGGTATCATAGGCCGTTCCCGGCATGTCCGTGTCCCTTCTCCGCCCTGAAGCGCTGACCGGCGGACGTCCCAAAGGGACCGTCCGCGGGACCTATTTCGTCCAGACCTGGGGCTGCCAGATGAACGAAGAGGACAGCGAGCAGATCGCCCTCTACCTTCAAGACCTCGGTTTACGGCCCGCTTCGAGCCCTCAGGAAGCCCATGTCGTCCTGTTGAACACCTGTAGCGTCAGGAAGAAGCCCGAAGACAAGGCGTTCTCCTTTTTGGGCGAGTTGCGCCTTCTCAAGCTGGTCAGGCCGGACATGGTCATCGGTGTCGCAGGTTGCATGGCCCAGCTTCGTGCCGACGAGATCCGTAAGCGCAATCCGCACGTCGACTTTGTGGTCGGTACGGCCCAAGTCTCCTCGATTCCGGGTCTTGTCGAAGAGACCCTTCAGAGTCGGAAGTTCGCAGCCCGCACCGAACTGCCCGAGCGGAAAGGGGCCGTGGTCACCGACGTCCCTCAGCGCAACTTGGAACGAAAAGGCAAGCTCAAAGCGTTCGTCCCGATCCAGTACGGTTGCGACAAGTTCTGCACGTTTTGTATCGTCCCGACGACGAGAGGGCGCGAGCGGTCCCGTCCGACCGAGCACATCGTCCAAGAAGTCCGGCGGCTCGCGGAACTGGGGACGAAAGAGGTCACGTTGCTCGGCCAAACGGTCAACTCCTATGGCAAGAACCTCGCGGAGGGCCGCGTTCCGTTTTCCGACCTGCTCCGGCTCGTTTCCGGCGTTCCCGGTATCGAGCGGGTCCGGTACACCTCTCCCTATCCTCGTGACTTCAAATCGGACGTCATCACGGCGATCCGCGACGTGCCGGAGGTCATGGAGCATTGCCACATGCCGCTCCAGGCAGGGCACGACGACCTTCTCAAGCGGATGAAGCGGCAATACACCGTCGACTCCTATGCCGACATCGTCGCCGAACTTCGGAGGGCCGTCCCGTCCGTCAGCCTGACGACCGACGTGATCGTCGGCTTCCCGGGCGAGACGGACGAGGAGTTCGAAGCCACATTGGCCGCCGTCGAGCGGTTCCGGTTCGACGGGGCGTTCATGTTCAAGTATTCGCCGCGTCCCGGCACTCCGGCCGCGGAAATGGTCCAAGTGGACGCTTCCGTGGCCTCTGCCCGGTTAGACCGCCTGATCGCCGTGCAGACCCGGATCACCTGCGAATCGAACGTTTCGCAGGTCGGTAAGACCTTCGAGGTCCTTGTCGAAGGGCCGACGCCGAAAAACCCTGGACTGCTTCAGGGCTATTCGCGGTGCTTTCGGATGATGCACTTCGAGGGCGGCCCTGGACTGGCCGGATCGATCGTCCCGGTCAAAGCCACCCAGGGCCACCTTTGGGGTTTGAGCGGAACCGTCGTTTGAACTTGGACGTCCGTCCGGGACGAGGCCCGCACGATCGGACTGAGCCTCCGGCACGGACGCGAAGGTACCTCCCGGTCGGGGGTCGGCGCCCCTGCCACAATCCAGGTATGTCCTACTCCATCCGCCCCGCCGTCCAGCGGATGCGGCCTTATCCTCCGGGTCGGCCGATCGAAGAGGTCCAGCGCGAACTTGGCCTTTCGGACCTCGTGAAACTGGCGAGCAACGAAAACCCGCTCGGGCCTTCCCCCCGCGCCGTCGAGGCGGCCAAAAGGGCTGCCGAAACCATGAACGTCTATCCGGACGCCCGGTCCTACCGGTTGCGGGCCACGTTGGCCGAACGGAACGGCCTGACTCCGGACCACGTCCTCCTCGGTTGCGGGAGCGACGAGATCATCGGGATCCTAGGCGACGTCTTCCTCGAACCTGGCCGAGAGATGGTCATGGGCGATCCCAGCTTTATCCGGTACGAGGCCGCTGCGCAGGTCAACGGCGCGAAACTGGTCAAAGTGCC
This genomic window from Armatimonadota bacterium contains:
- the mnmA gene encoding tRNA 2-thiouridine(34) synthase MnmA, which translates into the protein MTTRKTVCVAMSGGVDSAVVAALLKARGHDVVGVTMQIWQESQRDPRHSGCCSLGAVEDARRCARMLDVPHYVVNFKDAFKQTVIDEFVEEYGKGRTPNPCVTCNKKVKFEALLQMSDELGCDALATGHYARIRKRGDRWNLLRSKGGHKDQSYVLYMLSQEQLAKTWFPLGELGDKAETRRLAREYGLPVADKPDSQEVCFVSEAGGYREFLRKARPDSFEPGEVVDGEGKVLARHEGVADFTVGQRKGLGVAVGSPLYVIQVDAASRRVTVGTDDELRRTEVPLEEVVWSGVSGPGGPIKVTAKVRYNMDAKPATLYALPEPTLVFDEPVRAVTPGQIAVAYRGQTVIAGGKIRS
- a CDS encoding vitamin K epoxide reductase family protein; the encoded protein is MSATAETMPTDVSEPARKVNLLTGILGIVGIFIAGVLSIAELFSKEVPCGGTRGCADVAQSAQSHWGPVPVAFIGLGGYLVLTLLSVGRAATGGKTWRSLTKLSLAGTGIGFLVSCYFMYASFVEVEATCVWCVASAVTMTVSLIVTYWLHTLPDAKPRWGTLESMLYGAGLVAAIGGVWGVNSSMSAAGVRDLDSSVGLTQMLPVPAKVKGNEAAPVTIIEFADFNCAACRQQYKLVAGVLKESGDNLRFAYRNLPLVDLKGHATSMHIATLSELAAEKDKFWEFYEYVFRVENEERIKTVEGVKQVAEEVGLTTADIENALKEGSPEAQRVVEDFNLALSYNIRETPTFAVFAKGVPAKVVPGSKLEALLGAEPYNSLLLGR
- the miaB gene encoding tRNA (N6-isopentenyl adenosine(37)-C2)-methylthiotransferase MiaB: MSVSLLRPEALTGGRPKGTVRGTYFVQTWGCQMNEEDSEQIALYLQDLGLRPASSPQEAHVVLLNTCSVRKKPEDKAFSFLGELRLLKLVRPDMVIGVAGCMAQLRADEIRKRNPHVDFVVGTAQVSSIPGLVEETLQSRKFAARTELPERKGAVVTDVPQRNLERKGKLKAFVPIQYGCDKFCTFCIVPTTRGRERSRPTEHIVQEVRRLAELGTKEVTLLGQTVNSYGKNLAEGRVPFSDLLRLVSGVPGIERVRYTSPYPRDFKSDVITAIRDVPEVMEHCHMPLQAGHDDLLKRMKRQYTVDSYADIVAELRRAVPSVSLTTDVIVGFPGETDEEFEATLAAVERFRFDGAFMFKYSPRPGTPAAEMVQVDASVASARLDRLIAVQTRITCESNVSQVGKTFEVLVEGPTPKNPGLLQGYSRCFRMMHFEGGPGLAGSIVPVKATQGHLWGLSGTVV